A region of Myxococcus stipitatus DSM 14675 DNA encodes the following proteins:
- a CDS encoding glycosyltransferase, with the protein MKTVLEKLAGEAGAPDAAPGAGELARMVAAVRSLLDARRPCLPEACEDVTALEGALKLLTQELHRARPDGALALSPLQEAARLAVPHEFSVPDSHRARLGRVVTATKRAFIEGLQPFHVESLRPQADFNKAVVRVLEYLSVHRSLKLREDLTSWVRAQLEPRVDPTRWKVARSHRGGPLGSVVEAAKRSYLSAAGPLLEGLLRGQAEWNEAMVEAIAGAAGLKVPDETTGATWIAALVERNDPLRATALPRALRAGGPFWTELLRRQTRFNEQAVLALAGVLGTRTPPPRPPELGDYEGWCERREKEDLDRAREAVASLVSRPKVTLVTPVYNTPESFFRDCAASVRAQVYPDWEWVLVDDASTAPHVAGMLRDAAAQDTRIRVVTRALNGGIAQATNAGLVVATGEWVGFLDHDDTLAPHALAEMVLAASADPALDVLYSDEDRLDSEGRRTAPFFKPDWSPDLLRSVNYVCHFLVARRGLLESVGGVREGFDGSQDFDLMLRLSEAARGIGHVPKVLYHWRANPASFSSQEAGLAKATDAGVRALREHLARKGESAEVTSPAPTQYRVRYPVKGTPKVSIIVPFKDRPDLLELLLPGLLTRTAYPHFEVLLVSNNSTQPETFALLERLTDPRLVKLTWDFPFNYPAINNWAAKRATGDLLLFLNNDMEVMDSGWLEELVAQAQRPEVGAVGCKLLFPEGTVQHAGAVVGITGMAGHPFWRLPDGPISTPFGHTDWTRDWLSVTSACVIFRRDVFESLEGFDERFQVCGSDVDIGLRLNQRGLRVLYTPHARLIHHESASRRADAIPESDYWRSYVSYRPWLGERGDPFYNPNLTLLGTDCSLRHHEETGETLALRTLTHDVPSAQDAAMEARAVAQRHLVEHLGELDFTPEQAEAFRAQAPAALAALRSRGKVRTASWFIPAFGHVYAGIHTLFRFADLMHRRHGVKSDFIVYDKPGASPGDFEARAATVFSQAAGAFRVLAGAADLESLPACDLAIATYWTSVYQVLRHPRAGVRTYFVQDYEPMFFAAGTQSALAEQTYQLGFQGIFNTPGLRDTVKALHGMGGFAFEPAVDGVLFHDRRPPRRGPVRVFFYGRPGNERNGFELGLAALTRLKRELGPAVEIVTAGAEWHPESYGVRGLVTNLGVLPAERTAALYRECDVGLCFMFTRHPSYLPLEMMACGMTVVTNDNPANHWLLEDGGNCLLAAPTPGSVLARLRTAVLDPELRVRLGARAAERVRRTTWEQQVDRMMEDLLALESRPARSAVD; encoded by the coding sequence GTGAAGACGGTCCTGGAGAAGCTCGCTGGAGAGGCGGGGGCGCCTGATGCTGCCCCGGGTGCGGGGGAGCTGGCTCGGATGGTGGCCGCGGTGCGCTCGCTGCTGGATGCGCGGCGCCCTTGCCTGCCCGAGGCCTGCGAGGACGTGACGGCGCTCGAGGGCGCCTTGAAGCTGCTCACGCAGGAGCTCCATCGGGCGCGGCCGGACGGCGCGCTGGCGCTCTCTCCGCTGCAGGAGGCCGCCCGGCTGGCGGTGCCCCACGAGTTCTCCGTGCCGGACTCCCACCGCGCCCGGCTGGGCCGCGTGGTGACGGCCACCAAGCGCGCCTTCATCGAGGGACTCCAGCCCTTCCATGTCGAGTCGCTGCGGCCGCAGGCGGACTTCAACAAGGCCGTGGTGCGGGTGCTCGAGTACCTCTCCGTGCACCGGAGCCTGAAGCTTCGCGAGGACCTGACGTCGTGGGTGCGCGCGCAGCTCGAGCCGCGGGTGGACCCGACGCGCTGGAAGGTGGCGCGCTCGCACCGGGGCGGGCCCTTGGGGTCCGTGGTGGAGGCGGCCAAGCGCTCCTATCTCTCCGCGGCGGGGCCGTTGCTCGAGGGGCTCCTGCGGGGCCAGGCGGAGTGGAACGAGGCCATGGTGGAGGCCATCGCCGGCGCGGCGGGGCTCAAGGTCCCCGATGAAACCACGGGGGCCACCTGGATTGCCGCGCTCGTCGAGCGCAATGATCCGCTGCGGGCCACCGCGCTGCCGCGCGCCTTGAGGGCGGGCGGCCCGTTCTGGACGGAGCTGCTCCGCCGGCAGACGCGCTTCAACGAGCAGGCGGTGCTGGCGCTCGCGGGCGTGCTGGGCACGCGCACGCCGCCGCCGCGTCCTCCCGAGCTGGGGGACTACGAAGGCTGGTGCGAGCGCCGGGAGAAGGAGGACCTCGACCGGGCGCGTGAGGCGGTGGCCTCGTTGGTGTCGCGCCCCAAGGTGACGCTCGTCACGCCCGTGTACAACACGCCCGAGTCCTTCTTCCGCGACTGCGCGGCGTCGGTGCGGGCGCAGGTGTATCCCGACTGGGAATGGGTGCTGGTGGATGATGCCAGCACCGCGCCTCACGTCGCGGGGATGCTGCGGGACGCGGCCGCCCAGGACACACGCATCCGCGTGGTGACACGGGCGCTCAACGGAGGCATCGCCCAGGCGACGAACGCGGGGCTCGTGGTCGCGACAGGGGAGTGGGTGGGCTTCCTGGACCACGACGACACGCTGGCGCCTCACGCGCTGGCGGAGATGGTCCTGGCGGCCTCGGCGGACCCGGCCCTGGACGTCCTCTACAGTGACGAGGACCGGCTGGACTCGGAGGGACGGAGGACCGCGCCCTTCTTCAAGCCGGACTGGTCGCCGGACCTGCTGCGCTCCGTGAACTACGTCTGCCACTTCCTGGTCGCCCGACGGGGGCTGCTGGAGTCGGTGGGCGGCGTGCGCGAGGGCTTCGACGGCTCGCAGGACTTCGACCTCATGCTGCGGCTGAGCGAGGCGGCGCGAGGCATCGGCCATGTGCCGAAGGTGCTCTACCACTGGCGCGCCAACCCGGCGTCCTTCTCCAGCCAGGAGGCGGGGCTGGCGAAGGCGACGGACGCGGGCGTGAGGGCGCTGCGCGAGCACCTGGCGCGCAAGGGGGAGTCGGCCGAGGTGACGAGCCCCGCGCCCACCCAGTACCGCGTCCGCTACCCGGTGAAGGGCACGCCGAAGGTGTCCATCATCGTCCCGTTCAAGGACCGGCCGGACCTGCTGGAGCTGCTGCTGCCGGGGCTGCTGACTCGCACCGCGTATCCGCACTTCGAGGTGCTGCTGGTCTCCAACAACAGCACCCAGCCGGAGACCTTCGCGCTGCTGGAGCGCCTCACGGACCCCCGGCTGGTGAAGCTGACGTGGGACTTCCCGTTCAACTATCCGGCCATCAACAACTGGGCGGCGAAGCGCGCCACGGGCGACCTGCTGCTCTTCCTCAACAACGACATGGAGGTGATGGACTCCGGTTGGTTGGAGGAACTGGTGGCCCAGGCGCAGCGCCCGGAGGTGGGCGCGGTGGGCTGCAAGCTGCTCTTCCCCGAGGGGACGGTGCAGCACGCGGGCGCGGTGGTGGGCATCACCGGCATGGCGGGCCACCCCTTCTGGCGGCTGCCGGACGGCCCCATCTCCACCCCCTTCGGCCACACCGACTGGACGCGGGACTGGCTCTCCGTCACCAGCGCCTGCGTCATCTTCCGCCGCGACGTGTTCGAGTCCCTGGAGGGCTTCGACGAGCGCTTCCAGGTGTGCGGCAGCGACGTGGACATCGGCCTGCGCTTGAACCAGCGCGGCCTGCGCGTGCTGTACACGCCGCATGCACGGCTCATCCACCACGAGTCGGCCAGCCGCCGGGCGGACGCCATTCCGGAATCCGATTACTGGCGTTCCTACGTGTCATATCGCCCCTGGCTCGGCGAGCGGGGCGACCCCTTCTACAACCCCAACCTCACGCTGCTGGGCACGGACTGCTCGCTGCGCCACCACGAGGAGACGGGGGAGACGCTGGCGCTGCGGACGCTGACGCATGACGTGCCCAGCGCGCAGGACGCGGCGATGGAGGCGCGGGCGGTCGCCCAGCGTCACCTGGTGGAGCACCTGGGGGAGCTGGACTTCACGCCGGAGCAGGCGGAGGCGTTCCGGGCACAGGCCCCCGCGGCCCTGGCGGCCCTGCGCTCGCGCGGGAAGGTGCGCACCGCCTCCTGGTTCATCCCGGCCTTCGGACACGTCTACGCGGGCATCCACACCCTGTTCCGCTTCGCGGACCTGATGCACCGCCGCCATGGCGTGAAGAGCGACTTCATCGTGTACGACAAGCCCGGGGCCAGCCCGGGTGACTTCGAGGCCCGGGCGGCCACCGTGTTCTCCCAGGCGGCGGGGGCCTTCCGCGTCCTCGCCGGCGCGGCGGACCTGGAGTCGCTGCCCGCGTGTGACCTGGCCATCGCCACCTACTGGACATCCGTTTATCAGGTGCTGCGCCACCCCCGTGCCGGCGTGCGCACCTACTTCGTCCAGGACTACGAGCCCATGTTCTTCGCCGCGGGCACCCAGTCCGCGCTGGCGGAGCAGACCTACCAGCTGGGCTTCCAGGGCATCTTCAACACCCCGGGCCTGCGCGACACGGTGAAGGCGCTTCACGGCATGGGCGGGTTCGCCTTCGAGCCCGCCGTGGATGGGGTGCTCTTCCATGACCGCCGTCCGCCTCGGCGCGGGCCCGTGCGCGTCTTCTTCTACGGCCGCCCGGGCAACGAGCGGAATGGCTTCGAGCTGGGCCTGGCGGCGCTCACGCGGCTCAAGCGGGAGCTGGGCCCCGCGGTGGAGATCGTCACCGCGGGCGCCGAGTGGCACCCGGAGTCCTATGGCGTCCGGGGCCTGGTGACGAACCTGGGCGTGCTCCCCGCCGAGCGCACCGCGGCGCTCTACCGCGAGTGTGACGTGGGGTTGTGCTTCATGTTCACCCGGCACCCGTCCTACCTGCCGCTGGAGATGATGGCGTGCGGCATGACGGTGGTGACGAATGACAACCCCGCCAACCACTGGCTGCTGGAGGACGGTGGCAACTGCTTGCTGGCGGCGCCGACGCCGGGCTCGGTGCTGGCGCGGCTGAGGACGGCCGTGCTGGACCCGGAGCTGCGAGTGCGACTGGGAGCACGTGCCGCCGAGCGCGTCCGCCGCACCACGTGGGAGCAGCAGGTGGACCGGATGATGGAGGACCTCCTGGCCCTGGAGTCCAGGCCCGCTCGCTCCGCCGTCGACTGA
- a CDS encoding ABC transporter ATP-binding protein yields the protein MQEPLDAIVMRDVVKSFRKRTIRGEYTTFKSELMRWFRGQRVPREAGLISALRGINLRIPRGKTVGIIGRNGSGKSTLLKLITGIYAPSSGVMEINGRISALLDLGAGFHPDFSGRENILINGIILGMSRAEVRARMDAIIAFSELGEFIDEPVRTYSSGMYMRLAFAVATHVDPDILIVDEILAVGDEHFSKKSVAKMTEFKRQGKTIVLVTHDLSTVERWCDLAIWIDGGYVRRVGRPSEIVTEYRQAIALAEAQSVAFTPPALTEGGGALPEVHSVVGGDCPVRIAGLRLVDASGGEAQNLSPDMGVEVCVDFSARSGCEDVEFEVSLQSPDGRPLYETSTRLEAVPLPRELPPSGRMRLVLERLGLLAGTYVLVVTARTAGGMSTERRTFEVSSNVAERGVFRPAHHWVVEPVPVPVESSLAGGGHP from the coding sequence ATGCAGGAACCCCTCGACGCCATTGTCATGCGCGATGTCGTGAAGAGCTTCCGGAAGCGGACCATCCGGGGCGAGTACACGACCTTCAAATCCGAGCTGATGCGCTGGTTTCGCGGCCAGCGAGTGCCCCGGGAAGCGGGGCTCATCAGCGCGCTTCGCGGCATCAACCTCCGCATCCCCCGAGGCAAGACGGTCGGCATCATCGGCCGCAATGGCTCGGGCAAGAGCACGCTGCTGAAGCTCATCACCGGCATCTATGCGCCCTCCTCGGGTGTCATGGAGATCAACGGCCGCATCTCCGCGCTGTTGGACCTGGGCGCGGGCTTCCATCCGGACTTCTCCGGCAGGGAGAACATCCTTATCAACGGCATCATCCTCGGAATGTCGCGCGCGGAAGTGCGGGCGAGGATGGATGCCATCATCGCCTTCAGTGAGCTGGGCGAGTTCATCGACGAGCCGGTGCGCACCTACTCCAGCGGCATGTACATGCGGCTGGCGTTCGCAGTGGCCACGCACGTGGACCCGGACATCCTCATCGTCGACGAAATCCTCGCCGTGGGTGACGAGCACTTCAGCAAGAAGAGCGTCGCCAAGATGACGGAGTTCAAGCGCCAGGGGAAGACCATCGTCCTGGTGACGCATGACCTCTCCACGGTGGAGCGCTGGTGCGACCTGGCCATCTGGATTGACGGTGGCTACGTGCGCCGCGTGGGTCGCCCCTCGGAGATTGTCACCGAGTACCGGCAGGCCATCGCCCTGGCGGAGGCGCAGTCGGTCGCCTTCACGCCTCCGGCGCTGACGGAGGGCGGCGGCGCGCTGCCCGAGGTCCACTCGGTGGTGGGCGGGGACTGTCCCGTGCGCATCGCCGGGCTGCGGCTGGTGGATGCCTCCGGGGGGGAGGCGCAGAACCTGTCGCCCGACATGGGCGTGGAGGTCTGCGTGGACTTCTCCGCCCGGAGCGGCTGCGAGGACGTGGAGTTCGAGGTGTCGCTCCAGTCGCCGGATGGGCGCCCGCTGTACGAGACGAGCACCCGGCTGGAGGCGGTGCCGTTGCCCCGGGAGCTGCCGCCGTCGGGGCGGATGCGCCTGGTGCTGGAGCGCCTGGGGTTGCTGGCCGGTACGTATGTCCTGGTGGTGACGGCGCGGACGGCGGGTGGCATGTCCACGGAGCGGCGGACGTTCGAGGTGAGCTCGAATGTGGCCGAGCGCGGAGTGTTCCGTCCGGCGCACCACTGGGTGGTGGAGCCTGTCCCGGTGCCGGTGGAGTCCTCGCTCGCGGGCGGTGGTCATCCCTGA
- a CDS encoding ABC transporter permease: MIRLVRELYQYRGLLLSLVQRELKARYRGSFLGFLWTFLNPTLHMMVYALLFTVVMKQNIPNFPFFMFVGLLPWIWFSTSLGGGASAISDRRDLMTKVRFPAQVLPTTVVLTNLSNYLLSLPLMVGLGLFYGQAPTWHILAFPAVVIIQLIFTLALTYILAAINVTFRDLQHIVNNLLTMWFFMTPVLYPISTIKDDSLRDVVMTLNPMSSLLVSYQAIFYEHRWPDPGPLAALAVFSLVLMWGASSIFESRREDFAESI, from the coding sequence ATGATTCGCCTCGTCCGAGAACTCTACCAATACCGTGGACTGCTCCTGAGCCTCGTGCAGCGCGAGCTCAAGGCACGCTACCGGGGGTCGTTCCTCGGGTTCCTCTGGACGTTCTTGAACCCCACGCTGCACATGATGGTGTACGCGCTGCTGTTCACCGTCGTGATGAAGCAGAACATCCCCAACTTCCCGTTCTTCATGTTCGTGGGGTTGCTGCCGTGGATCTGGTTCTCCACGTCACTGGGGGGCGGCGCGAGCGCCATCAGCGACCGGCGCGACCTGATGACGAAGGTCCGCTTCCCGGCGCAGGTGCTGCCCACGACGGTGGTGCTGACGAACCTGAGCAACTACCTGCTGTCGCTGCCGCTGATGGTGGGGCTGGGGCTGTTCTACGGGCAGGCGCCCACGTGGCACATCCTGGCGTTCCCGGCGGTCGTCATCATCCAGCTCATCTTCACGCTGGCGCTCACCTATATCCTGGCCGCCATCAACGTGACGTTCCGGGACTTGCAGCACATCGTCAACAACCTGCTGACGATGTGGTTCTTCATGACGCCCGTGCTGTACCCCATCTCCACCATCAAGGACGACTCGCTGCGCGATGTGGTGATGACGCTGAACCCGATGTCCAGCCTGCTCGTGTCCTACCAGGCCATCTTCTACGAGCACCGGTGGCCGGACCCGGGGCCCTTGGCGGCATTGGCCGTCTTCTCGCTGGTGCTCATGTGGGGCGCCTCGAGCATCTTCGAATCCCGCCGCGAAGACTTCGCGGAATCCATCTGA
- the pgsA gene encoding CDP-diacylglycerol--glycerol-3-phosphate 3-phosphatidyltransferase translates to MATDRASRKQRKREERARRRAERKPSVLVQEFWNLPNMLTLGRIFLIPPFVWLMYDADPLSSLLAGLVFAAAAITDVVDGYLARKWNLITVVGKFMDPLADKLIAMAALVMMVRLGRIAAWVVIVLLARELIVSGLRTIAASEGMVIAAGQEGKWKTSLQLVGIISLCVHYVHPLTLGSFSAPVDYNLVGKVLVYLSGAFSVWSAVVYFRAFLAMLAKRGDEAPVAKSV, encoded by the coding sequence ATGGCCACGGACCGAGCGAGCCGCAAGCAACGCAAGCGGGAGGAGCGGGCGCGTCGACGCGCGGAGCGCAAGCCCAGCGTGTTGGTGCAGGAGTTCTGGAACCTCCCCAACATGCTGACGCTGGGGCGCATCTTCCTCATCCCCCCGTTCGTCTGGCTCATGTACGACGCGGATCCGCTGAGCTCCCTGCTCGCGGGCCTGGTCTTCGCCGCCGCCGCCATCACCGACGTGGTGGATGGCTACCTGGCGCGCAAGTGGAACCTCATCACCGTCGTCGGCAAGTTCATGGACCCGCTGGCCGACAAGCTCATCGCCATGGCCGCGCTGGTGATGATGGTCCGCCTGGGCCGCATCGCCGCGTGGGTCGTCATCGTGCTGCTGGCGCGTGAGCTCATCGTCAGCGGGCTGCGCACCATCGCCGCGAGCGAGGGCATGGTCATCGCGGCGGGGCAGGAGGGGAAGTGGAAGACGTCCCTCCAGCTCGTGGGCATCATCTCGTTGTGCGTCCACTACGTGCACCCGCTCACGCTCGGCTCGTTCAGCGCGCCGGTGGACTACAACCTCGTGGGCAAGGTGCTCGTCTACTTGTCCGGCGCGTTCTCCGTCTGGAGCGCGGTCGTCTACTTCCGAGCGTTCCTCGCGATGCTCGCGAAGCGTGGCGACGAAGCACCGGTTGCGAAAAGTGTTTGA
- a CDS encoding tetratricopeptide repeat protein — translation MTTRVKGRAETSPADDEFLQQLQRGGELLAANKVIESKEFLERAHQLQPRNEKAQNLLGLCYFKLGLFDRAAELYEMLVRDNPVDPTLRVNLGLVYLKTNALQRAVREFETATDLSPEHQKAQNYLGLALAQMGEYGRAREHFLLAGSDAMADKMSRAIAGENFSKPTPAPVTPAARMDAPPPAPAPAPEKAAPREEALPEEEIRFAEDEGPSALSESDGGPVLTATPEEVEPSALAAAPEPPRDAAPEPTPVPLTKVQLTKVAARGAPVSAAPVLAKLAPSVVLEVERSRGAFIQGEGTFAIAVDGELLTRLEGMVALQGQLVFQPEMKRFRGRATDKPFGEGSARMVRARGKGVLHLEPAEHREFFAVDLGEDSAYFRDENVFAFEEPVMFENGRVPSDIAPDLDLVHLRGQGQVLLSLPGPLRSVVVRPEAPVTVPLTHLVGWQGNLTPRVVSLLKSPTGETLRTAVELGGEGFALIALAVR, via the coding sequence ATGACGACGCGCGTGAAGGGGCGGGCGGAGACGAGCCCCGCTGACGACGAATTCCTCCAGCAGCTCCAGCGCGGTGGCGAGCTGCTGGCCGCCAACAAGGTCATCGAGTCGAAGGAGTTCCTGGAGCGCGCCCACCAGCTCCAACCTCGCAACGAGAAAGCGCAGAACCTGCTGGGGCTCTGCTACTTCAAGCTGGGCCTGTTCGACCGCGCGGCCGAGCTCTACGAGATGCTGGTGCGTGACAACCCGGTGGACCCGACGCTGAGGGTCAACCTGGGCCTGGTGTACCTGAAGACCAACGCGCTCCAGCGCGCCGTGCGCGAGTTCGAGACCGCCACGGACCTGTCGCCCGAGCACCAGAAGGCCCAGAACTACCTGGGCCTGGCGCTCGCGCAGATGGGCGAGTACGGCCGCGCGCGAGAGCACTTCCTGCTCGCGGGCAGCGACGCGATGGCGGACAAGATGTCTCGCGCCATCGCCGGGGAGAACTTCTCCAAGCCCACGCCCGCACCGGTGACGCCCGCCGCGCGCATGGACGCGCCGCCTCCCGCGCCCGCACCGGCGCCCGAGAAGGCCGCGCCTCGGGAGGAGGCCCTCCCCGAGGAGGAGATCCGCTTCGCCGAGGACGAAGGCCCCAGCGCCCTGTCCGAGAGCGACGGCGGGCCCGTGCTCACGGCGACGCCCGAGGAGGTGGAGCCCTCCGCGCTCGCCGCCGCGCCGGAGCCCCCGCGCGACGCGGCCCCGGAGCCCACTCCCGTGCCGTTGACCAAGGTGCAGCTCACCAAGGTCGCCGCGCGGGGCGCCCCTGTCTCCGCCGCGCCGGTCCTGGCGAAGCTCGCGCCCTCGGTGGTGCTGGAGGTGGAGCGCTCGAGAGGCGCCTTCATCCAGGGCGAGGGCACGTTCGCCATCGCGGTGGACGGGGAACTGCTCACCCGGCTGGAGGGGATGGTGGCGCTCCAGGGGCAGCTTGTCTTCCAGCCGGAGATGAAGCGCTTCCGGGGCAGGGCGACGGACAAGCCCTTCGGTGAGGGCTCGGCCCGGATGGTGCGGGCGCGCGGCAAGGGCGTGCTCCACCTGGAGCCGGCCGAGCACCGCGAGTTCTTCGCGGTGGACCTGGGTGAGGACTCCGCCTACTTCCGGGACGAGAACGTCTTCGCCTTCGAGGAGCCGGTGATGTTCGAGAACGGCCGGGTGCCGTCGGACATCGCGCCGGACCTGGACCTGGTTCACCTGCGAGGGCAGGGGCAGGTGCTGTTGAGCCTGCCCGGGCCGCTGCGCTCGGTGGTGGTGCGCCCGGAGGCTCCGGTGACGGTGCCGCTCACGCACCTGGTGGGGTGGCAGGGCAACCTCACGCCCCGCGTCGTGTCCCTGCTCAAATCCCCCACCGGAGAGACCTTGCGCACGGCGGTGGAGCTGGGCGGTGAAGGTTTTGCCCTCATCGCCCTCGCGGTTCGCTAG
- a CDS encoding lytic transglycosylase domain-containing protein has translation MRAIPALLLTVLAFPLWAGASESIYRYVEKDGTIVYTNVPPTGSKAAKKMKGSFAQAPAKSAPVVGRSRTPPALDPHIAAAALRYRIPTALVRAIMHAESNFNANALSHKGASGLMQLMPGTASDMYVKDIFDERDNIEGGVRYLRVLANMFDGDMVKMIAAYNAGPDAVKRYGGKVPPYEETQGYVRKVLQLYYHYKERERSAEGVTREPNFQNDDAREGAGGDEPR, from the coding sequence ATGCGTGCCATTCCCGCGCTGCTCCTGACCGTGCTGGCCTTCCCGCTGTGGGCGGGAGCGTCCGAGTCCATCTACCGGTACGTGGAGAAGGACGGGACCATCGTCTACACGAACGTCCCGCCGACGGGCTCCAAGGCCGCCAAGAAGATGAAGGGCTCCTTCGCCCAGGCCCCGGCGAAGAGCGCGCCGGTGGTGGGGCGCTCGCGCACGCCGCCGGCCCTGGACCCGCACATCGCCGCGGCGGCGCTGCGCTACCGCATCCCGACGGCGCTGGTGCGCGCCATCATGCATGCGGAGAGCAACTTCAATGCGAACGCGCTGAGCCACAAGGGCGCCAGCGGACTGATGCAGCTGATGCCGGGGACGGCGTCGGACATGTACGTGAAGGACATCTTCGACGAGCGCGACAACATCGAGGGCGGAGTGCGCTATCTGCGGGTGCTCGCCAACATGTTCGACGGCGACATGGTGAAGATGATTGCCGCCTACAACGCGGGCCCGGACGCGGTGAAGCGCTACGGCGGCAAGGTGCCCCCTTACGAAGAGACGCAGGGGTACGTCCGCAAGGTGCTCCAGCTCTACTACCACTACAAGGAGCGCGAGCGGTCCGCCGAAGGCGTGACCCGCGAGCCCAACTTCCAGAATGACGACGCGCGTGAAGGGGCGGGCGGAGACGAGCCCCGCTGA
- the nadB gene encoding L-aspartate oxidase, which translates to MPHRFDFLVLGGGVAGLSFALQAARHGTVAVLTKRERGESNTAYAQGGIASVLAPTDSFAAHIEDTLVAGAGICHKDAVEVTVHEGPERIRELVTLGAEFNRNTSGEFHLTREGGHSERRIIHAGDITGREVQRALLAKCDETPNITFFSNTAAIDLILDRRPPRSGANRCLGAYALLESGVIERFLARVTVLATGGAGKVYLYTSNPDVATGDGVAMAYRAGAQVANMEFYQFHPTCLYHPEAKSFLISEALRGEGGKLRLKGGQTFMERYHPLGALAPRDVVARAIDAEMKRTGDECVYLDMTHMGRAFLTERFPNIYATCKAFNIDMAVQPIPVVPAAHYQCGGVVTDLQGRTSVPGLYAIGEVSCTGLHGANRLASNSLLEGLVFGQRAVEASVAELASLPTPHEDPPEWDPGSAVESDESVVVTHNWDEIRRLMWNYVGIVRTDKRLMRARRRLELLREEIRDYYWRFKVTRDVIELRNIADVALLIVDCASRRKESRGLHFTLDYPHTDDHHWLRDTTLSREL; encoded by the coding sequence ATGCCCCATCGGTTCGACTTCCTCGTCCTGGGCGGCGGAGTTGCGGGCCTCTCGTTCGCCCTCCAGGCCGCTCGCCATGGCACCGTGGCCGTGCTGACCAAGCGCGAGCGAGGCGAGAGCAACACCGCCTATGCCCAGGGTGGCATCGCCAGCGTCCTCGCCCCCACCGACTCGTTCGCGGCGCACATCGAGGACACCCTCGTGGCGGGCGCGGGCATCTGCCACAAGGACGCGGTGGAAGTCACGGTGCACGAGGGGCCCGAGCGCATCCGCGAGCTGGTGACGCTGGGCGCGGAGTTCAACCGCAACACCTCCGGCGAGTTCCACCTGACGCGCGAGGGCGGGCACTCCGAGCGCCGCATCATCCACGCGGGCGACATCACCGGCCGCGAGGTGCAGCGCGCCCTGCTGGCGAAGTGTGACGAGACGCCCAACATCACCTTCTTCTCCAACACCGCCGCCATCGACCTCATCCTGGACCGGCGCCCGCCTCGCTCCGGCGCCAACCGGTGCCTGGGCGCGTACGCGCTGCTGGAGAGCGGTGTCATCGAGCGCTTCCTCGCGCGGGTGACGGTGCTGGCCACGGGTGGCGCGGGCAAGGTGTACCTGTACACGTCCAATCCGGACGTGGCCACGGGCGACGGGGTGGCCATGGCGTACCGCGCGGGCGCGCAGGTGGCCAACATGGAGTTCTACCAGTTCCACCCCACCTGCCTGTACCACCCGGAGGCCAAGAGCTTCCTCATCAGCGAGGCCCTGCGCGGCGAGGGCGGCAAGCTGCGCCTCAAGGGCGGGCAGACCTTCATGGAGCGCTATCACCCGCTGGGCGCACTGGCCCCGCGCGACGTGGTGGCGCGCGCCATCGACGCGGAGATGAAGCGCACGGGTGATGAGTGCGTGTACCTGGACATGACACACATGGGCCGGGCCTTCCTCACCGAGCGCTTCCCCAACATCTACGCCACCTGCAAGGCCTTCAACATCGACATGGCCGTGCAGCCCATCCCCGTCGTCCCCGCGGCCCACTACCAATGCGGCGGCGTGGTGACGGACCTGCAGGGGCGCACGTCGGTGCCGGGGCTGTACGCCATCGGCGAGGTGTCCTGCACGGGGCTGCATGGCGCCAACCGGCTCGCGTCCAACTCGCTTCTCGAAGGACTCGTGTTCGGCCAGCGCGCGGTGGAGGCCAGCGTCGCGGAGCTGGCCTCGCTGCCCACGCCGCACGAGGACCCGCCGGAGTGGGACCCGGGCAGCGCGGTGGAGTCCGACGAGAGCGTCGTCGTCACCCACAACTGGGACGAGATTCGCCGGCTCATGTGGAACTACGTCGGCATCGTCCGCACGGACAAGCGGCTGATGCGCGCGCGCCGTCGGCTCGAGTTGTTGCGCGAGGAGATTCGCGACTACTACTGGCGCTTCAAGGTGACCCGAGACGTCATCGAGCTGCGAAACATCGCCGACGTGGCGCTGCTCATCGTCGACTGCGCCAGCCGCCGCAAGGAGAGCCGCGGCCTGCACTTCACCCTCGACTATCCCCACACCGACGACCACCACTGGCTGCGCGACACCACCCTTTCCCGGGAGCTGTGA